The stretch of DNA CCACATCGTTCGCCCAGGGATAACTGGCTGGGCACAGGTAAACTACCCTTATGGCTCAAATACACACGACGCCAAACAAAAACTAATGTATGATCTTTACTACATCAAACACTGGTCGCTTTGGCTGGAGATAAAGATCATAGTAAAAACTATTGCAATTATATTTGAGAGAAAGGGTGTTTAGCTACAAAAGTTCGATCATTTTTTTGACTAATACTTTATATGATAAATTATTTTTTACGTATTCTTTGCCATTTTGCCCCATTTTCTCTCTTTCTTTTTTTGACATATTGTAAATTTTCAAGATAGCATTTTGTACTTCGAGCGCACTACCGGATTTAACGCTAATGCCACATCCTGTTTTCATTACAATATCATGCTCCTTATAGTCAAAAGAGTGAACTATTGGTACACCAGCAAACATATATTCATTCATTTTAAGTGGGGATATCCCATATCTATAAATTTTTAATGGCAACATTGCACGATACAAAACATTACATTTGGACATTAGCATAAAGGCTTCATCTTTTTTAACAGCATCTATATACAAAATATTACTTGAATTATATTTTTTTACTAAATTATTTTTATTAGAACCATCTCCAGCAACTAAAAATAAAATATCTTTATAATTTTGCAAAAAATAGTTGGCACTCTCTAATAAAAATTCTATGGCATTTGACTTGGTAATGCCTCCAATATAACCAACTATAAATTTATCACTTGGTATATTTATGGATAGATTTTTGTGATTTATATTTTCATAAAAATCCAAGTCGAGTCCAGTTGGAATATGCTCAGCTTGAATATTAAAACCAGAATTATAAAAATATTCATTTATATTATTGAGAGGAGATACAACCTTGTCTTGAGCCTTATAAGCAA from Campylobacter concisus encodes:
- a CDS encoding glycosyltransferase family 4 protein, with the protein product MPKSVVFIGHYNGGKDDFDARHFFFAKELVELGYKTTIINAAFSHRIHDAKLIDEQYISHIDSGVRFFSIKTPFYKGNGLRRIVNMFAFVLNLIKSTKKLLVEIGNIDVIIMASPHPFAIFAAKFMAKRAKAKLIIDIKDIWPLSITELTSAKKYHPFVMLTKLTEIFAYKAQDKVVSPLNNINEYFYNSGFNIQAEHIPTGLDLDFYENINHKNLSINIPSDKFIVGYIGGITKSNAIEFLLESANYFLQNYKDILFLVAGDGSNKNNLVKKYNSSNILYIDAVKKDEAFMLMSKCNVLYRAMLPLKIYRYGISPLKMNEYMFAGVPIVHSFDYKEHDIVMKTGCGISVKSGSALEVQNAILKIYNMSKKEREKMGQNGKEYVKNNLSYKVLVKKMIELL